From the genome of Biomphalaria glabrata chromosome 1, xgBioGlab47.1, whole genome shotgun sequence, one region includes:
- the LOC106072930 gene encoding N-acetyltransferase 8-like translates to MHPVTKNFATILRPWMPSDKEAVWQVLKDGSYSNVNAAFKICLQKSLAKVLGAVLVAIGIGNGHPPLIIALYLIIFIGLIYCICLLGTVIYLYGPNFKDIEDISHTYFNNQNHHFWVAECQGEIVGTIAIVRKISSLPGSPDNNSTEDIEQISKVAWLRRMAVKRSHRGKGIAKLLVLETIKFCQEKNYSSIFLITTEVHHAARELYNRMGFQLVACRPYKYFHGLVTVQTFEYVLNL, encoded by the coding sequence ATGCACCCAGTTACTAAAAATTTTGCTACAATTCTGCGTCCTTGGATGCCTTCTGACAAAGAAGCCGTTTGGCAAGTCTTGAAAGATGGAAGCTATAGTAATGTAAATGCAGCATTCAAAATTTGCTTACAGAAGTCACTTGCAAAGGTGCTTGGAGCTGTTTTGGTTGCCATAGGAATTGGAAATGGACATCCTCCCTTAATTATAGCACTGTACTTGATCATTTTTATAGGGCTTATTTATTGCATTTGTTTGTTGGGCACAGTCATATATTTATATGGACCCAATTTCAAAGATATTGAAGACATATCTCATACATATTTCAACAATCAAAACCATCATTTCTGGGTTGCTGAATGTCAAGGAGAAATAGTTGGCACAATAGCTATCGTCAGAAAAATTTCTAGCCTTCCAGGATCACCAGATAACAACTCCACAGAAGACATTGAACAAATTTCAAAAGTTGCTTGGCTGCGCAGAATGGCTGTTAAAAGATCACATCGTGGTAAAGGCATTGCAAAACTCTTAGTCTTAGAAACAATTAAGTTTTGCCAAGAAAAAAACTACAGtagtatatttcttataacaaCAGAAGTTCACCATGCTGCAAGAGAACTTTATAATCGTATGGGATTTCAGCTAGTTGCCTGTAGgccttataaatattttcatggATTAGTAACTGTTCAAACATTTGAATATGTCTTAAACTTATGa